Part of the Blastocatellia bacterium genome is shown below.
ATGATTGAACCGGATTGGCCGAGCTTTTCCACAGTTCTGGCCGGCGCGGTTGCACGTGGGCGCGTTGTTTGGCCAACTGATAGGATTTTGAATAAGGCGGCTGATTGGCCGCGTCAGCCGGTTTCTGGACAGTGGCATCGCCGCCGTGACAATCCACACAGCCGATGCGCACCGTCCGCGTCGGGTGCATGGTCGGTTCATCCATCGGTGTGTGGCAGCTCAAACAACCGGCGCTCTTGCGGTCAGCTTCGTCTTGCCGTTGAGACAGCAACGTCGGTTCCTGACCGGTGGCCGTTGAAATCAACAGACTACTCAAGCCGATGCTCAGCGCCAACGCCAAACAGAATCGCTTCACGTGAAGTGTGACCTTGCCGATGCTTCTGTTCATCACATCTCCCTGTGACGTCAAAACGTGAACCGCGTGCTCGCAAATGCGACGTAGAGCACACGCGAATTGAAAATATCCTTCAATCCATTGCCAGGCACCAGCGCCGCCACGCCGCCTTTCAAGATAATGTTATTGTTCAGCAGCGGGCGATACTGCACGCCAATGCTGTAATCCGTGCCGATGAAACGCCGAATCGGCGCTTGATAGAGCAACTGCTCAATCGGCTCCGTGTGATGGAACCACAACAAATTCACATTGACCAGCGAGCGGAGCTTTGGCGTGAGCTCCAGATCGGTTCCCATATTGAACAAAAACAGGCCGGGATTGACGAAATTCGATTGCCCTTCCCCCTTGCTCGTGCGCAGGCTGGGAATCAAGCTATTGGGTTGAACCAGTCCGACGCCGGTGCCGGTCAGACGAAGGCCCTGACGATTCCAAAAACTAAATTCGCCGCCGGCAAACACCGGCTCGTCAAAGATGGTATCAAACCCGCGCGCGCGACGATCTGTCGGCCGGTCATCGCCGGATGACCAGAAGAAGGAACTTTTCAATCGCAACCAATCGCGATCCACCGAGGCTTCAACAGCGGCCATCTGCGCATTGACATCAACACGGCGATTGGCAATCGGATTGAAATCATCTTCGCCCAGCGCCTGATAGAAGGCATGCGTTAGATTCAACCGGCCAATGTGACCATCGCCGGCGATGCCCAGATAGACGATGTTCAAATTATGCGGCCTAAACCCGCCAATCGGCGCAGGCCGCTCAAGGAAATTGTTTCGATTGAAGTGCAACCCGCCTTTGTCACGATGACCGGCGTGATCGTCGTTGTAATGAATGCTGCCCTGAATGGTATAGCCTTTGACAATGAAATCTTGCCGGTACATGTTGAAGACGGCCACATTCTGATGACGCGATTGAAAGACGGTGTTGAGCTCGCTGTTGGTGTCTTTGTCTAGTTGCGTGAAATAGGCCAGGTTCCATTGATAGAGATTGTTATGATTGTTGCCAAACAACCGATAGCCCATATTCTGCTCGCGAAAGATGAACCCACGAAAATCACTATTGAATTTCTGGATACCGACGCGTAGCGAGGTGAAATCGAAATAGGGGCTTTTATCGCGTTTGAATAGGCCGCGAAAAAAACCAATCAAGCCAGGCGGCGAGTCAGCCAGCTTGATTTCGCCAAACAGTTCCTGCAATCCCACGTGGCCATCCAGCCGATTGGTCCCGCGACGAACGTCTATATTGACCACACCGTTTTCTCGCGTGTTCAGATAATTGATGTTGAACACCGGCGTGATACGAAATACCCAATCCTGCGGCTTAAACGCCGTGCTGCCGCGAAACAACTCAAAGGTCAGTTCAAAATTTTGTCGCAGGAAAAACATCTCGCCGCGACCGAAGAAGTCTTCGCTGCCCGCTTCGGCGGCGCTCGGTGGGCTAGGAATGTAGAGCCGACGCGCCTCCGTCAGCGTTTCGCTCGAACCTGTCACAATCGCGAACACGTTTTGCCCGATGATCGGATAATCGCCTTTGAGCACATTCTGATTATATGGGTCATAGGGTCGGCCCCGATGGTAGGGCGCTTCGTAGCCGGTTTGCCGATCCCAATCGGGCCAGCCCAGCCGCCAGCGGTCGGCGACGCGATCGGTCTTCTGGCCGCGCCGAGGACGACTGCCCGAGCCTGTGTAACCAATGGGCGGATCAACCGGCGTGATAATTTCGCTTACGTCCAACGGGAGAACCGGCGTGGGCCGTGCCTCAGCAGGCCGTTCATCGGTTGCACGTCGAACATAGGAGGCTTCAGAGCCAGGCTCCTCAGTCACCACGAGCGAGCCGTCGCTTTCCGGCTTCAGCAGCGGCTGATAAGGCAATCGCTCGATGCGCGCTGGCGGCAACGTTGCCGGTTTCATCTGCACACAGAGCGTCAGAACCTCTCCGGCAACAATCCGCAGATGCTGCTGGACTACGGACACAAACCCGCTTTTGTCGGCTTGGAGCTCATACTCACCCGGCGGCACATCAAGCACACGAAAAATGCCATCACCATCGGTCAACCGCAAAAATGTTTTGCCTGTGGTCAAATGCCTCAGTTTGATCGCAACGCCGGGAATCGGCGTTGTCGAAGGACCGGTCACCAATCCCTGCAAATCACCTGCTTGCGGTAGCGGCTGACGCGGAATGCGCTGTACGGAGGACTCTCCCAACTCAATCGGCTCAATCCATTGCGCCAGGACAACTGGTTGACCGACGAAGCAAAATCCAATCAACCACCACGAAACAATCGCCACCGTGATAGCGGCTCGGCAATCCCGGCATTGCTCAAGCCGACCTCTTGCGATTATTCGACTCATACCGCTCCGCACAGCAAGGCGGCATCAGAGTAACATAGCCTCCATCAACTATCAACCAATTTGATTGCTGGACAGCGTTGGCGCAGCATGATAATTTGATAACCCGATGAAGCGAACGCTTTTCACAGCCAGCCTGGTGATCATTGCGCTGCTGTTGGCTGAAAAGAGTCGCCACGATGCCCAAACCGGTTCGCCGATATTGACCGCCAGCGATGTCCAGCAACTGATCGGACGGGCTGCGCGGGCGCTGGCTGACCCAACGATGGTCATCGCCGTCACCGACCGGGCCGGGCGGATTCTTGGCGTGTTCCGCAAGCCGCAAGCGCCGCAGCTTGCGCTGGGCAATTTTGGCCGGATGGTCAACGCCAACGACCTGGCTGTCGCGCTGGCTCGCACAGGCGCGTTTTTCAGTAACGATCAAGCGCCGCTCTCATCACGCACAGTGCGCTTCATCAGCGGCATTCACTTCCCGCCGGGGATTGCGTTCACACCCAACGCTGCGCTCTACGGCATCGAGAACACCAATCGAGGCTGCCCCCTCGATCCAGAACTTGACACCCTCATTCCGCGCGCGCGGGCGCTGGACGGCGGTTTCGGCTTGGGCATCATCACCGGCAAGGCCGATCTGCTGGACACAATTCCCTACCCTGATGCGCTCAATCCGGGCGGCATACCGATCTTCAAACAGGGGCGGGTCGTCGGCGGCATCGGCGTGGTGCTCGGCGCGCGCGGCGAGCGCGTGACGCAAGCTGAACTGGTAGCATTCACGGCAGCGTGCCCGTTTATCGCCTCAGCTTTGCCGTTGCCGTCGCCTGGGGTCATTTTCCTTGACGGCATTCGACTGCCGTTTGCCGTCATCAATGGCCAAGAGCTGCCGCCAATTCCAAGCTCCTTTCAATGCCCAGCAGGGTCAACCGTTGACGTGAGCAACTTCCCGCAGCCTGGCGAAGGCTCATACGTGGTCATGCCGCGAGATGGCGGAATTGTGCCCGATGGCTGGCTGCTTGGACCACGAGACGGCCTAGGTCTAACGCGAGATGAAGTGCGCCGCATTATCCAGCAGGCGGTGGAACGCGCCGAACGCACGCGGGCGGCTATCCGGCTGCCAGCCGGCAGTCGCGCCCGATTCGTCATCGCTGTGGGTGACGTGAGCGGAAGGATGCTCGGCGTCTTTCGCATGGCGGACGCTACTGTGTTCAGCATTGACGTAGCGGTGACCAAAGCGCGTAATGTCGTCTATTTCAGCAGCAGCTCTGTTGACCCACGTGATATGCCCGGCGTTCCACCCGGCACAGCCGTGACCAATCGGACCATCAGCTTTGGCGCGCAACCCTTATACCCACCGGGCATTGGTCCGGGTCGCGGTCCGTTTGATCCGACCGCCGCTGGCCCGTTCTTCGACCTCTATCAACGCGATACGAATTCGCTTTGCACGCAAGGCCATCAACCACCCAACGCCAGTCAGAGCGGCGTGGTCTTCTTTCCCGGCGCCGTCCCGCTTTACCGCGATGGCCAGCTCATTGGCGGCCTCGGCATCAGCGGCGATGGCGTTGAACAAGATGACTATGTGGCGGCAGCCGGCGCCGTAGGCTTTGAGCCTCCTGCGCAGATTCGCGCCGACAACGTGATCGTGCGCGGCGTCCGATTGCCCTATCTGAAATTTCCACGCAATCCTGAAAGGTGAAGCCATGACGATGCAAGTCAAACTCCTGGCCAGTCATTGCGCAGACCCGGCTCATCTTCAGCCGCTGACCACATTTTTGGTTAACGACCAACTGGCCATTGACGCCGGCAGCCTCGGCATTGCGCTGCCGCTTGATCAACAACGCCTCATCCGTCACGTCGTTATCACACACGCGCATAGCGATCACACAGGGGCGCTCCCGATTTTCATGGCCGAAGTCTTTCCCTTTTTGGATAGCCCGGTGGTCATTCACGCCATTGAGCATGCGATTCAGTCTCTCCAGCGACATATTTTCAATGACGCCATCTGGCCTGACTTTCATCAGATTGCGTTGATCAATGGCAAAGGCCCATCGTTGATCTATCACACGATCAGCCCCGGCATTCCGTTCGAGGTTCATGGATTGCGTATCACGCCGGTCGCTATGAATCACACGGTCCCGTGCGTCGGCCTCATCGTCGAGGACGGAGCGCATGCCGTCATCTTCACGTCTGACACGTATCACACGGATGAAATTTGGCAGCTCGCCAACCAACTGGAGAACCTGCGAGCTATCTTCGTTGATGTCTCGTATCCCAACGAGCACGAGCAACTGGCGGCTGTCTCAAAGCACTTGACGCCGCAGTCGCTTGACGCAGAGTTGAATAAACTGACACGCCCAACCGATGTCTATGCCGTGCACCTGAAACCACAGTTTCGTCAACAAGTGATCGAGCAGTTGGCCCGATTGAACCGACCTCGCGTGTTCGTGGCCGAGATCAATCGCCAATACTCTTGGTGAACAAGTAAGGAGTGAGTATGGCCAAGCTGAAAGTCACCCTCCCGGCTACCGGTCAAGCGTTTGATCTTCCGGTGAGTGACACTGAAGTCCGCATCGGGCGGCACCCGGATAACCATATCGTTGTTCAAGACAACCGCGCTTCACGGTTTCACGCGGTCATCAAGCGGGAAGCGAAGAGTTACATGGTTAAAGACTTGGGCAGCCAGAATGGGACAACAGTCAACGGGCAGGAGATTGCCCGCGATCAATGGGTTCCATTCAGCGCGGGTGATCGTGTCGTGCTGGCCAAAGGGGCGGCCATCATTGAGCTCGTTGAAGACGGCGACGTATCGCCTGCTTTGTCCTTCAGCGACATGCCGGTATCCGGCGCGACAATCGTGCGTTCCTCCGATCAAATCATCGGTGAAGTAGCCGTCTCCGATGCAACGAAGCTGCTGGCGGGCGGGCCGCAGCAAATCCTGTCGGAACTGACGCGACTGAAAAAGCACATTGACAAACAGGCCGAGCGAATCAAATTGCTTTCACGACTCAGTCAAGCGCTCGGCTCGATCACCAACCTAGACCAAATCTACGAGCGCTCGGTTGATCTGCTCTTTCACTTCACGCCGGCTGATCGTTGCCTCATTCTGCTGCGCGCGCCGGAGAGCGATGAACTTCAGTTGGTCTATTCGCGCTATCGCCCAGATCGAATCGGGATACAAGCGATTCCGGTCAGCCGCACCATCACAACGCGCACGTTTCAGGAGCAACAATCGGTGCTCTGGTCACAGGTGGCAGCCGATTCAAAAGCGCCCGGCACGTTGGTCAAGCATGGCATTCATTCGGTCATGTGCGCTCCGCTGATCGGTCGCCACCAGCTTTTAGGCGTGATCTATGCCGACCGACAGTCTCCCACTGATGTCTTCGAGGTGGACGATCTGGAGCTTCTCAACACTGTCTCAGGACCGACGGCGATTGCCATTGACAATGCGCTCGCCTTTGAGCAACTGCGTCGAGAAGAGATCGCCCGTGCTGCGTACAATCGCTTCCTGCCACCCCATCTGGTGAACAAACTACTGGCCAACCCCGAAGCTATCCATTTAGGCG
Proteins encoded:
- a CDS encoding 3',5'-cyclic-nucleotide phosphodiesterase gives rise to the protein MTMQVKLLASHCADPAHLQPLTTFLVNDQLAIDAGSLGIALPLDQQRLIRHVVITHAHSDHTGALPIFMAEVFPFLDSPVVIHAIEHAIQSLQRHIFNDAIWPDFHQIALINGKGPSLIYHTISPGIPFEVHGLRITPVAMNHTVPCVGLIVEDGAHAVIFTSDTYHTDEIWQLANQLENLRAIFVDVSYPNEHEQLAAVSKHLTPQSLDAELNKLTRPTDVYAVHLKPQFRQQVIEQLARLNRPRVFVAEINRQYSW
- a CDS encoding FHA domain-containing protein, coding for MAKLKVTLPATGQAFDLPVSDTEVRIGRHPDNHIVVQDNRASRFHAVIKREAKSYMVKDLGSQNGTTVNGQEIARDQWVPFSAGDRVVLAKGAAIIELVEDGDVSPALSFSDMPVSGATIVRSSDQIIGEVAVSDATKLLAGGPQQILSELTRLKKHIDKQAERIKLLSRLSQALGSITNLDQIYERSVDLLFHFTPADRCLILLRAPESDELQLVYSRYRPDRIGIQAIPVSRTITTRTFQEQQSVLWSQVAADSKAPGTLVKHGIHSVMCAPLIGRHQLLGVIYADRQSPTDVFEVDDLELLNTVSGPTAIAIDNALAFEQLRREEIARAAYNRFLPPHLVNKLLANPEAIHLGGVNQVVTILFSDVRGFTSLAEQADPQKVVSALNDYFSEMTEIIFQNNGTLDKFIGDGLMALFGAPESSPDDPTNAVRTAIQMQRRMVSLSHELTRYGFPPINIGIGINTGEVTVGYIGSERRMDYTAIGDAVNLTARLESKAAPGQILISQATAALIQGTFPLRSLGPLQVKGKMNLVETYEVLWQEI
- a CDS encoding heme-binding protein: MKRTLFTASLVIIALLLAEKSRHDAQTGSPILTASDVQQLIGRAARALADPTMVIAVTDRAGRILGVFRKPQAPQLALGNFGRMVNANDLAVALARTGAFFSNDQAPLSSRTVRFISGIHFPPGIAFTPNAALYGIENTNRGCPLDPELDTLIPRARALDGGFGLGIITGKADLLDTIPYPDALNPGGIPIFKQGRVVGGIGVVLGARGERVTQAELVAFTAACPFIASALPLPSPGVIFLDGIRLPFAVINGQELPPIPSSFQCPAGSTVDVSNFPQPGEGSYVVMPRDGGIVPDGWLLGPRDGLGLTRDEVRRIIQQAVERAERTRAAIRLPAGSRARFVIAVGDVSGRMLGVFRMADATVFSIDVAVTKARNVVYFSSSSVDPRDMPGVPPGTAVTNRTISFGAQPLYPPGIGPGRGPFDPTAAGPFFDLYQRDTNSLCTQGHQPPNASQSGVVFFPGAVPLYRDGQLIGGLGISGDGVEQDDYVAAAGAVGFEPPAQIRADNVIVRGVRLPYLKFPRNPER
- a CDS encoding carboxypeptidase-like regulatory domain-containing protein — its product is MSRIIARGRLEQCRDCRAAITVAIVSWWLIGFCFVGQPVVLAQWIEPIELGESSVQRIPRQPLPQAGDLQGLVTGPSTTPIPGVAIKLRHLTTGKTFLRLTDGDGIFRVLDVPPGEYELQADKSGFVSVVQQHLRIVAGEVLTLCVQMKPATLPPARIERLPYQPLLKPESDGSLVVTEEPGSEASYVRRATDERPAEARPTPVLPLDVSEIITPVDPPIGYTGSGSRPRRGQKTDRVADRWRLGWPDWDRQTGYEAPYHRGRPYDPYNQNVLKGDYPIIGQNVFAIVTGSSETLTEARRLYIPSPPSAAEAGSEDFFGRGEMFFLRQNFELTFELFRGSTAFKPQDWVFRITPVFNINYLNTRENGVVNIDVRRGTNRLDGHVGLQELFGEIKLADSPPGLIGFFRGLFKRDKSPYFDFTSLRVGIQKFNSDFRGFIFREQNMGYRLFGNNHNNLYQWNLAYFTQLDKDTNSELNTVFQSRHQNVAVFNMYRQDFIVKGYTIQGSIHYNDDHAGHRDKGGLHFNRNNFLERPAPIGGFRPHNLNIVYLGIAGDGHIGRLNLTHAFYQALGEDDFNPIANRRVDVNAQMAAVEASVDRDWLRLKSSFFWSSGDDRPTDRRARGFDTIFDEPVFAGGEFSFWNRQGLRLTGTGVGLVQPNSLIPSLRTSKGEGQSNFVNPGLFLFNMGTDLELTPKLRSLVNVNLLWFHHTEPIEQLLYQAPIRRFIGTDYSIGVQYRPLLNNNIILKGGVAALVPGNGLKDIFNSRVLYVAFASTRFTF